A single region of the Anaerostipes rhamnosivorans genome encodes:
- a CDS encoding VanZ family protein: MKQSNLQKRRIISWALVIVMMTVIFMFSAKTANDSEQMSMGVTRLVTKLMGITQAEAGTIGSSLYDMLSVIDHYVRKTAHFMEYALLAVLVFRALKIDVYQKIHLFFTAWVICIIYAATDELHQYFVPGRSCQIRDVMIDSAGALTGICICMLAGTVFRRIKKRNAACQ, translated from the coding sequence ATGAAACAGAGTAATTTGCAAAAAAGGCGAATCATTTCCTGGGCATTGGTTATTGTAATGATGACAGTGATTTTTATGTTTTCAGCGAAGACAGCCAATGATTCAGAGCAGATGAGCATGGGAGTCACTCGATTGGTGACAAAACTAATGGGGATTACCCAGGCTGAGGCCGGAACAATCGGCAGCAGTCTGTACGATATGCTCTCTGTCATAGATCATTACGTCAGAAAGACAGCACATTTTATGGAGTATGCGCTTCTTGCAGTGTTGGTATTCAGGGCGCTGAAGATTGACGTATACCAGAAGATACATCTTTTTTTTACTGCCTGGGTCATATGCATTATCTATGCAGCAACAGATGAACTTCATCAATATTTTGTCCCGGGAAGAAGCTGTCAGATCAGGGATGTTATGATTGACAGCGCAGGAGCATTGACCGGCATTTGTATTTGTATGCTGGCCGGTACGGTGTTCAGACGGATCAAAAAGAGAAACGCAGCGTGCCAATAA
- the fliB gene encoding flagellin lysine-N-methylase → MKRRTPDYYHRFECIGSACRDNCCVGWEIDIDDEAYGDYCSVQGAFGQRLMEYIDHRRPYHFIMEGDRCPFLNTRNLCDIYMNLGKDRLCQICTDHPRFYETYGDRLEAGLGLVCEEAARLILNNKDKLLFIDEGEGQEEAEDPWLQMLNQVREQVILLLQERKRPLWERLALVLSQAMILQEDYSRQDKKSMSAHIHRQWTVERPHEDPADVKGWFLDCIEFLQSLELLTDQWEKILDLAYDKVREENIVFSDPDPIFYEQLMIYFVYRYFLRSVYDFQLLDKIRFAIFSCLAVRVLETAVSDQENIPPKEIARLYSKEIEYSEENMEALNEEFLFSEMFEKQKLLNAVSIVF, encoded by the coding sequence ATGAAGCGCCGGACACCGGACTATTATCATAGATTTGAATGTATCGGCTCTGCCTGCAGGGATAACTGCTGCGTGGGGTGGGAGATTGACATAGATGACGAGGCATATGGTGACTACTGCAGTGTCCAGGGAGCATTTGGCCAGCGCCTGATGGAATATATTGATCATAGACGTCCTTATCATTTCATTATGGAGGGGGACAGATGCCCTTTTTTGAACACCAGGAATCTGTGCGATATTTATATGAATCTGGGTAAAGACCGGCTGTGCCAGATCTGCACAGATCATCCCAGGTTCTATGAGACTTATGGAGACAGGCTGGAAGCGGGGCTCGGACTTGTCTGTGAGGAGGCAGCCCGACTGATCTTAAACAACAAAGATAAGCTTCTCTTTATAGACGAAGGAGAAGGGCAGGAGGAGGCAGAGGATCCATGGCTTCAGATGCTTAATCAGGTCAGGGAGCAAGTGATTTTGCTGCTCCAGGAAAGGAAACGTCCGCTGTGGGAACGGCTGGCACTGGTATTGTCCCAGGCAATGATCCTTCAGGAAGATTATAGTAGACAGGATAAGAAGTCTATGTCAGCGCATATACATAGACAGTGGACGGTGGAAAGACCTCATGAAGATCCGGCTGATGTTAAGGGATGGTTTTTGGACTGTATTGAGTTTTTACAAAGTCTTGAACTTCTCACAGACCAATGGGAAAAGATATTAGATCTGGCATATGATAAAGTTCGGGAAGAAAATATTGTTTTTTCGGATCCAGATCCAATATTTTATGAGCAGCTGATGATTTATTTTGTATACCGGTATTTCCTGAGATCCGTGTATGACTTCCAGCTGCTGGACAAAATAAGGTTTGCAATTTTTAGCTGTCTGGCCGTCCGGGTGCTGGAGACGGCAGTTTCAGATCAGGAAAATATACCTCCAAAGGAGATTGCAAGGCTGTATTCCAAGGAGATTGAGTATTCGGAGGAGAACATGGAAGCTCTTAATGAAGAATTTTTGTTTTCCGAGATGTTTGAGAAGCAGAAGCTTCTGAACGCTGTGTCCATCGTATTTTAA
- a CDS encoding DUF378 domain-containing protein: protein MGSKTLDYIALTITIIGAINWGLIGFFRFDLVAFLFGSMTMLSRIVYDIVGICGLYLLTFYGRCGKDL, encoded by the coding sequence ATGGGAAGTAAAACATTAGATTATATAGCACTGACAATTACAATTATAGGTGCGATCAACTGGGGCCTGATTGGCTTCTTCCGGTTTGATTTAGTAGCTTTTCTCTTTGGCAGCATGACGATGCTTTCTAGGATCGTCTATGATATCGTCGGCATCTGCGGACTTTATCTGTTGACCTTTTATGGCCGCTGTGGAAAGGATCTCTAA
- a CDS encoding SPL family radical SAM protein: MKLFTAVYYEPGILDYPLGQKLKQDFADLPWHEIDNHNRIEEMTKRPNSDFTKMKRYLIIGTRKTHRYVENQKISDYLVPFTSSGCTAMCLYCYLVCNYNKCAYLRLFVNREQMMDRLIRSSKKSEKPQTFEIGSNSDLVLENMITENLKWVIPTFAREGRGRITFPTKFASVKPLLDLPHQGKTIFRMSVNPQEIIDTIELGTSPLNQRIEAVNAMCEAGYPVGILIAPIILSDGWEKQYLDLIDQLADTLTKKTKKAMTIEMIFMTYSYVQNAINKEAFPDAPDLYDKQNMSGGGRGKYRYKKDLRLEAEPILTDYVRLRLPEADLVYVC; this comes from the coding sequence ATGAAACTTTTTACTGCTGTATACTATGAGCCGGGAATCCTTGATTATCCTCTCGGTCAAAAATTAAAACAAGATTTTGCAGATCTACCCTGGCATGAGATTGATAATCACAACCGGATCGAAGAAATGACAAAAAGACCGAACAGCGATTTCACGAAAATGAAACGATACCTGATCATTGGAACGAGAAAAACACACCGCTATGTAGAAAACCAAAAAATTTCTGATTACCTGGTTCCATTCACCTCTTCCGGATGTACCGCCATGTGCCTGTACTGCTATTTAGTATGTAATTATAATAAATGTGCATATCTAAGGCTGTTTGTAAACAGGGAACAGATGATGGACCGGCTGATCCGGTCATCTAAGAAGAGTGAAAAGCCACAGACCTTTGAGATCGGCTCCAATAGTGATCTTGTCTTAGAAAATATGATCACAGAAAACCTTAAATGGGTCATACCAACCTTCGCCAGGGAAGGAAGAGGCCGCATTACGTTCCCGACAAAGTTTGCTTCCGTCAAACCTCTGCTCGATCTCCCTCATCAAGGTAAGACTATCTTCCGAATGAGTGTTAATCCCCAAGAGATCATCGACACCATCGAACTGGGCACCTCTCCGCTCAACCAGAGGATCGAAGCGGTCAATGCCATGTGTGAAGCCGGGTATCCCGTGGGAATTCTGATCGCCCCCATCATCCTCAGTGACGGCTGGGAAAAGCAGTATCTGGACCTGATCGACCAGCTGGCTGACACTCTGACGAAAAAAACAAAAAAAGCCATGACGATCGAAATGATCTTCATGACTTACAGTTATGTTCAGAATGCCATTAACAAAGAAGCATTCCCGGATGCTCCGGACCTCTATGACAAGCAGAACATGTCCGGCGGCGGCCGCGGCAAATACCGCTATAAAAAAGACCTGCGCCTGGAAGCGGAACCAATCCTCACAGACTATGTAAGGCTGCGTCTCCCGGAAGCTGACCTTGTCTATGTATGCTGA
- a CDS encoding NYN domain-containing protein: protein MENKEKRFAMLIDADNISAKYIKPILDELSQYGNITYKRIYGDWTSTLHASWKEELLANSITPIQQFSYTQGKNATDSAMIIDAMDILYTNRVDGFCIVSSDSDFTRLASRIRETGLTVVGMGEGKTPPAFRKACDVFTNLELLIEDKEEKENKPISRQHIEAAIHSIITDNQNSDKETTLGEIGTRLLKRYPDFDVRSYGYSLLSKFLEEFDHFRLIKEGNIVTVSLREDIDMKEQLDHYVTALTKNAGKKGMDLSDLANRVYAEFGNFKVQDFGYNRFSSYVRSIPGMQLDIKNNKTKVTFTK, encoded by the coding sequence ATGGAAAATAAAGAAAAAAGATTTGCAATGCTGATCGACGCCGACAACATATCGGCAAAGTATATCAAGCCGATCCTGGATGAGCTTTCCCAGTATGGCAACATTACATATAAAAGGATCTATGGTGACTGGACCAGTACTCTGCATGCCAGCTGGAAGGAAGAACTGCTGGCCAACTCCATCACACCGATTCAGCAGTTTTCTTACACACAGGGCAAGAATGCCACGGATTCTGCCATGATCATCGATGCTATGGATATTTTGTATACCAACCGTGTGGACGGGTTCTGTATCGTTTCCAGCGACAGCGATTTTACAAGGCTCGCCAGCAGGATCAGAGAGACAGGACTCACCGTCGTAGGTATGGGAGAAGGGAAGACACCGCCGGCATTCCGTAAGGCGTGCGATGTCTTCACCAATTTGGAACTATTGATTGAAGACAAGGAAGAAAAGGAGAACAAGCCAATCAGCCGGCAGCATATTGAGGCGGCGATCCATTCCATCATCACCGACAATCAGAACAGTGACAAGGAGACCACACTTGGTGAGATCGGCACGAGACTGCTCAAGAGATATCCTGATTTTGATGTGAGAAGTTACGGCTACAGCCTGCTCTCAAAGTTTCTGGAAGAGTTTGATCATTTCCGCCTGATCAAAGAGGGCAATATCGTGACAGTTTCCCTCAGAGAAGATATTGACATGAAGGAACAGCTGGATCATTATGTGACAGCGCTCACGAAGAATGCTGGTAAGAAGGGCATGGATCTCTCCGACCTCGCCAACAGAGTCTATGCGGAGTTTGGCAATTTCAAGGTCCAGGACTTCGGATACAACCGGTTCAGCTCTTATGTGAGAAGCATACCAGGCATGCAGCTGGATATTAAAAATAATAAAACAAAAGTTACTTTTACAAAATAA
- a CDS encoding GGDEF domain-containing protein — MNDLKRYLGFPADLSYRAQIEQNLTRHTYKMHTVFQLVILACQILMLFSISTLPGGPFVKPRRTAYFCMYMVLVLCTLLSLLTKALLKEKIMERYGLFSRMELAYIILICFWGTAVTLNDQLGGNGLNVFIYMSLLAAAVGLMKPWQSLLLFGGNFLLLNVLLPYFPDPYGADQSFNNMTNSFFISVLCIVISVTFYRNRVMSEYDSIIIKEQYDKIVDINKKLNQQVIRDHLTGLYNRNYLDTVLEKQFQNVRSERGNIACLMIDIDYFKQYNDKFGHMSGDQCLRAFAGFLEQEMQDRMGSLVRYGGEEFLLFLFDQDADDAIDLAEHMRSSVEAGDYLCAGADDRHITISIGLYRECPAGETSLDQFIVKADNALYEAKRQGRNCIRQI; from the coding sequence ATGAATGATTTAAAAAGATATTTGGGGTTTCCGGCAGATCTTTCTTACCGGGCCCAGATTGAACAAAATCTTACAAGGCATACTTATAAAATGCATACGGTTTTTCAGCTGGTTATTTTGGCATGCCAGATTTTGATGCTTTTCTCCATTTCAACTCTCCCGGGCGGACCGTTTGTGAAGCCGAGAAGGACCGCTTATTTCTGCATGTATATGGTCCTGGTTCTGTGTACCCTTCTGAGCCTTTTGACCAAAGCTCTGCTGAAAGAAAAGATCATGGAACGTTACGGGTTATTTAGCAGGATGGAGCTTGCATATATCATTCTGATCTGTTTCTGGGGAACTGCGGTGACCTTAAACGATCAGCTCGGGGGCAATGGGCTCAATGTTTTTATCTATATGAGTCTTCTGGCAGCTGCGGTGGGTTTGATGAAACCGTGGCAGAGTCTTCTTCTGTTCGGAGGTAATTTTCTGCTCCTGAATGTACTTCTCCCCTATTTTCCTGATCCGTATGGAGCTGACCAGAGTTTTAACAACATGACAAACAGCTTTTTTATCTCGGTTCTCTGTATTGTGATTTCGGTCACCTTCTATCGGAACCGAGTGATGTCGGAATATGACAGTATCATCATAAAAGAGCAGTATGATAAGATCGTTGATATTAACAAGAAGCTGAACCAGCAGGTGATACGGGATCACCTGACAGGTCTTTATAACCGCAATTATCTGGATACGGTGTTGGAAAAGCAGTTTCAGAATGTGCGCAGTGAGCGGGGGAATATTGCTTGTTTGATGATCGATATCGACTATTTCAAACAGTATAATGACAAGTTCGGGCATATGTCCGGGGATCAGTGCCTCAGGGCATTTGCGGGCTTCCTTGAACAAGAGATGCAGGACAGGATGGGGAGTCTGGTCCGCTACGGCGGCGAGGAGTTTTTGCTGTTTTTGTTTGACCAGGATGCCGATGATGCCATTGACTTAGCGGAGCACATGCGCAGTTCTGTAGAGGCTGGTGACTACCTCTGTGCCGGTGCTGATGACAGGCACATCACCATCAGCATAGGCCTTTATCGAGAATGTCCTGCGGGAGAGACTTCCTTGGATCAATTTATTGTAAAAGCCGATAATGCGCTCTATGAAGCCAAACGCCAGGGCAGGAACTGTATCAGGCAGATATGA
- a CDS encoding DUF6472 family protein: MTGKRSSNCESCVNYVYDDLYGSYVCDVNLDEDELIRFMTYSNFNCPYFQYNDEYKIVRKQM; this comes from the coding sequence TTGACAGGCAAACGAAGCAGCAACTGCGAATCTTGTGTCAACTACGTGTACGATGATCTTTATGGCTCTTATGTGTGCGATGTGAATTTAGATGAAGACGAACTGATACGTTTTATGACATATTCTAATTTTAACTGTCCATATTTTCAATATAATGATGAATACAAAATCGTCAGAAAACAGATGTGA
- a CDS encoding L,D-transpeptidase: MAKIKRKYLYIIGAVAVVLAASLVAVHIYYKDRWHPGSSINGIKVSGMTYEESLSQMKDTVKGYQIKIKGRDNGSFTVTGKDIGLKIESENSIKKLYEKQHKKSVLFSFTAKVQGDLKDTIVYSQKKLERLAKKSVLVTGSDSYKLVKPEDATIVYSEKKKYGVIKEEIEGNILDQDKFLKQLSEAVKNLTPEMDLTDQKTYPEVYKEPGLRKEDAKLTEMQEKYNQYLLHWITWDMGNNTTETMSPEVLKDCIKINTKKRTVKLDKTAVSDWVEKFCLKYKTVGIKRTFKTHSGKKIKVEGGDYGWRIDYDKEISRVLKLLKKAAEDDQISAYEKDPSKKNQEAMTSKLEPIYFNKAYRKDYKNPQNDWDQKNYSEVDLSAQEVFVYKNGKRVFSANCITGKPTADRITRTGTYYVKEKRLTKTLVGADYSVDTKYWVRIMWTGTGYHWSKRSDWGQWSPSRYKVAGSHGCVNLQLSDAAAIYKLVESGDPVFIHY; encoded by the coding sequence ATGGCAAAAATAAAACGAAAATACCTTTATATCATCGGTGCCGTGGCGGTTGTTCTGGCCGCATCACTTGTTGCAGTACATATATATTACAAAGACCGGTGGCATCCGGGAAGCAGCATTAACGGAATAAAGGTATCTGGAATGACATATGAAGAATCACTCAGCCAGATGAAGGATACCGTGAAAGGCTATCAGATTAAGATTAAAGGCAGAGACAACGGAAGCTTTACAGTCACAGGAAAGGATATCGGACTAAAGATAGAGTCTGAAAATTCCATAAAGAAGCTGTACGAAAAACAGCACAAGAAAAGTGTTCTTTTTTCTTTTACGGCTAAGGTTCAGGGGGACCTGAAAGACACAATCGTATATTCACAAAAGAAGCTGGAGCGCCTGGCCAAGAAATCGGTACTTGTCACCGGAAGTGACAGCTATAAGCTGGTCAAACCGGAGGACGCAACCATTGTATATTCCGAAAAAAAGAAATACGGAGTTATAAAAGAAGAGATTGAAGGAAATATTTTAGACCAGGATAAGTTTTTAAAGCAATTATCGGAAGCCGTAAAAAACTTGACCCCGGAGATGGATCTTACGGATCAAAAGACATATCCTGAAGTCTATAAGGAGCCGGGTCTTAGAAAAGAGGACGCAAAACTTACTGAGATGCAGGAGAAATACAATCAATATCTGCTGCACTGGATCACATGGGATATGGGCAATAACACAACGGAGACGATGTCTCCTGAAGTTCTGAAGGACTGTATTAAGATCAACACGAAGAAACGTACAGTCAAGCTGGATAAAACTGCAGTATCAGACTGGGTGGAAAAGTTCTGCCTGAAATATAAGACCGTGGGAATTAAGAGAACCTTTAAGACACACTCAGGAAAGAAAATAAAAGTTGAAGGCGGAGATTACGGCTGGAGGATCGACTATGACAAAGAGATCAGCCGGGTCCTGAAGCTTTTAAAAAAAGCGGCGGAGGATGACCAGATCAGTGCCTACGAAAAGGATCCGTCAAAGAAAAATCAGGAAGCGATGACTTCCAAACTGGAACCGATCTATTTTAACAAGGCATATAGGAAGGATTATAAGAATCCACAGAATGACTGGGACCAAAAAAACTACAGCGAAGTGGATCTGTCCGCCCAGGAAGTATTTGTCTATAAGAACGGCAAGAGAGTATTTTCTGCCAACTGTATCACAGGAAAGCCGACGGCTGACAGAATTACGAGAACAGGGACTTACTATGTAAAAGAAAAGCGGCTGACAAAGACATTGGTCGGTGCAGATTACAGCGTTGATACAAAGTATTGGGTCAGGATCATGTGGACAGGAACCGGTTACCACTGGAGTAAGCGAAGTGACTGGGGACAGTGGTCTCCAAGCAGATATAAAGTGGCCGGCTCTCATGGCTGCGTCAATCTTCAGCTCTCAGACGCGGCAGCGATTTATAAGCTGGTGGAAAGCGGTGATCCGGTGTTTATCCATTATTAA
- a CDS encoding DNA gyrase/topoisomerase IV subunit B — MSNQNYDANSISVLEGLEAVRKRPGMYIGSVSTKGLNHLIYEIVDNSVDEFLAGHCDQITVTLKDDGTAVIEDNGRGIPVGINEHTGISAVEMVFTMLHAGGKFGDGGYKISGGLHGVGASVVNALSTWLCVTVKQDGKIYQEQFERGKVTEPLKVIGSCKKSETGTKVQFHPDPEIFDKTYFKAAMIRNRLHETTYLNSELKITYVNERAGEQTMVEYHEPEGICAYVKKLNEGKHVLHDPVYYKREIGGIEAEIAFQYTEDFGENILGFCNNIYTTEGGTHITGFKSKFTAVMNQYARELGILKDKDANFTGADVRNGMTAIISVKHPEPRFEGQTKTKLDNPDANKVVSEITGEETVLFFDKNLDTLKKVLACAEKSAKIRKAEEKAKTNLLVRQKLSIDSNGKLSNCESRRPEECEIFIVEGDSAGGSAKTARNRRTQAILPIRGKILNVEKATMDKVLANAEIKTMINTFGCGFSEGYGNDFDIEKLRYQKIVIMTDADVDGAHIATLLLTFFYRFMPELITHGHVYLATPPLYKAIPKKGKETYLFDDTALERYKASHKGSFTLQRYKGLGEMDASQLWETTLDPETRTLKQIEIEDARMASDVTSMLMGSEVPPRRKFIYDNASDAMLDI; from the coding sequence ATGAGTAATCAAAACTACGACGCAAACAGCATTTCCGTGCTGGAAGGGCTGGAGGCAGTCCGCAAACGGCCGGGAATGTATATAGGAAGCGTTTCAACAAAAGGATTGAATCATCTGATATATGAAATCGTTGACAACTCCGTGGACGAGTTTCTCGCCGGGCACTGTGATCAGATCACCGTCACGTTAAAGGATGACGGGACAGCGGTGATCGAAGACAACGGGCGCGGGATCCCTGTGGGCATCAATGAGCATACCGGGATCTCAGCTGTGGAAATGGTATTTACCATGCTCCACGCCGGAGGAAAGTTTGGAGACGGAGGCTATAAGATCTCAGGAGGACTCCACGGAGTCGGCGCGTCTGTAGTCAATGCCCTGTCCACCTGGCTGTGTGTCACGGTAAAACAGGACGGAAAGATCTACCAGGAGCAGTTTGAGCGGGGAAAGGTTACAGAGCCGCTGAAAGTCATCGGAAGCTGCAAAAAATCTGAAACAGGCACAAAGGTTCAGTTTCATCCGGATCCTGAAATATTTGACAAGACCTATTTTAAAGCTGCCATGATTCGGAACCGTCTGCATGAGACCACATACTTAAATTCAGAATTAAAGATCACATATGTCAATGAACGGGCAGGAGAACAGACAATGGTCGAATACCATGAGCCGGAAGGAATCTGTGCCTATGTGAAGAAGCTGAATGAAGGAAAGCACGTGCTGCATGATCCTGTCTACTATAAAAGAGAGATCGGCGGGATTGAGGCGGAGATCGCTTTTCAGTATACGGAAGATTTCGGAGAGAATATTCTCGGATTCTGCAATAATATTTATACCACGGAGGGCGGAACCCACATCACAGGGTTTAAGTCCAAGTTCACGGCGGTGATGAACCAATATGCGAGAGAGCTTGGCATATTAAAAGATAAGGATGCAAACTTTACTGGAGCAGATGTGAGAAACGGGATGACAGCAATCATATCCGTAAAGCATCCAGAGCCAAGATTTGAGGGTCAGACAAAGACCAAACTGGACAACCCCGATGCCAATAAAGTGGTCAGCGAAATTACCGGCGAAGAGACGGTATTATTTTTTGACAAAAACTTAGACACGCTGAAAAAGGTCCTGGCCTGTGCGGAAAAGTCAGCAAAGATCCGCAAAGCGGAGGAGAAAGCCAAAACTAACCTGCTTGTGAGGCAGAAACTTTCCATAGACAGTAATGGCAAGCTTTCCAACTGTGAGAGCCGTAGGCCAGAGGAGTGTGAGATCTTTATCGTAGAGGGAGACTCCGCAGGGGGATCTGCAAAAACTGCCAGAAACCGGCGTACCCAGGCCATTCTTCCCATCAGGGGAAAGATTCTTAACGTAGAAAAGGCAACCATGGACAAGGTCCTCGCCAATGCGGAGATCAAAACGATGATCAATACATTTGGCTGCGGATTCTCAGAAGGCTACGGCAATGATTTTGATATTGAAAAGCTGCGCTATCAAAAGATCGTGATCATGACAGATGCGGATGTGGACGGTGCCCATATCGCTACACTTCTGCTGACCTTTTTTTATCGGTTTATGCCGGAGCTGATCACCCACGGACATGTTTATCTGGCAACACCTCCGCTGTACAAAGCGATTCCTAAAAAGGGAAAGGAGACGTATCTGTTTGATGACACGGCTCTGGAAAGATATAAGGCTTCCCACAAGGGATCCTTCACTCTCCAGCGCTACAAAGGTCTCGGAGAGATGGATGCAAGCCAGCTCTGGGAGACGACGTTAGATCCAGAAACAAGGACCTTAAAGCAGATCGAGATCGAAGATGCCAGAATGGCCTCCGATGTGACTTCCATGCTTATGGGCAGCGAAGTGCCGCCGAGGAGAAAGTTTATTTATGATAATGCAAGTGATGCGATGTTGGATATATAG
- a CDS encoding helix-turn-helix domain-containing protein: MRIFLWEIREEQGYSLRNLEKYTGISHMHIYDIERGLVSPTLEEIEKLAGVMRISPYRLFDFRPGIQVNQAN; the protein is encoded by the coding sequence ATGAGAATTTTTTTATGGGAAATAAGGGAAGAACAGGGTTACAGCTTGAGAAACCTCGAAAAATATACGGGCATCAGCCATATGCATATCTATGACATTGAACGAGGCCTGGTCAGTCCGACGCTGGAGGAGATTGAGAAGCTTGCAGGCGTCATGCGGATCAGTCCATACCGCCTGTTTGATTTCCGGCCGGGTATTCAGGTGAATCAGGCAAATTAA
- the truA gene encoding tRNA pseudouridine(38-40) synthase TruA, translating to MRRNIRLNIEYDGTRYQGWQKLGKSSGSNTIQEKLESVLEKMTGEPIQVIGSGRTDAGVHAYGQVANFHTDSELSCRDIQEYLIRYLPSDIGILSADEVSERFHSRLNAKEKTYQYRIAIPGTSHVFERKYLWHIPETLDIGRMEQAASLCVGTHDFLGFSSIKKTKKSTVRTLSSVEIEKNSKEIRITFTGNGFLYNMVRILTGTLAEAGAGSRKPESVLEVFQSKERKDAGVTAPPQGLFLMGVKY from the coding sequence ATGAGACGCAATATCCGCTTAAACATAGAATACGACGGCACCCGCTACCAAGGCTGGCAGAAGCTTGGAAAGAGTTCCGGCTCCAATACCATCCAAGAAAAACTGGAATCAGTGTTAGAAAAAATGACAGGGGAACCCATTCAGGTGATAGGTTCCGGCCGCACGGATGCAGGAGTCCACGCTTATGGACAGGTGGCAAATTTCCATACAGATTCCGAGCTGTCATGCCGGGATATCCAGGAATATCTTATAAGATACCTGCCTTCTGACATCGGAATTCTTTCAGCCGATGAAGTTTCCGAACGGTTTCACAGCCGGTTGAATGCCAAAGAAAAGACATATCAATACCGCATTGCCATTCCGGGCACATCACATGTATTTGAAAGAAAATACTTGTGGCATATTCCCGAGACCCTGGATATCGGACGGATGGAACAGGCAGCCTCCTTATGCGTCGGCACCCACGACTTCCTCGGTTTCTCCTCCATTAAAAAGACAAAGAAATCCACCGTGCGGACATTGTCCTCTGTGGAGATCGAAAAGAATTCAAAGGAGATCCGCATCACCTTCACAGGCAATGGCTTCTTGTACAACATGGTCCGTATTCTAACCGGGACGCTGGCGGAGGCCGGCGCTGGATCCCGTAAACCAGAATCGGTTCTGGAAGTCTTTCAGTCAAAAGAACGGAAAGATGCCGGCGTCACTGCCCCGCCTCAAGGTTTATTCCTTATGGGTGTCAAATATTAA